Within the Dendropsophus ebraccatus isolate aDenEbr1 unplaced genomic scaffold, aDenEbr1.pat pat_scaffold_521_ctg1, whole genome shotgun sequence genome, the region gtggtattggtcaggtctggtatcgccaataggtgcgtgtagatggaacgtcttcaggcttagtgcctagggcagcagtagctgttaaTGCAGCCCTGATACTTTCCAGCTGTACAATACAGGTCTGACATCTGCAGAATTACAAGTTGTACAAGTCCAACCACTCACATGCCAACCATGATGACCCCGGGGCCCGATGCTGGAGGGAACACATTACTGGGTCTAGAATTCTCGGTAATATGAGTGTACAGTATCACCACAATACACATATatttagtgccaacagattccaggGAGAAACAGTAAAATGACAAGCAAAATAAAGCGAGAGGCCCCCAGCCATAGGGGCCAATATTGTGAATGGGGAATCAACATGGTACAAGGAAGCTGCAAGAAGTGGTCGCTGTGCCAGCATGATCAGTGGCTCCGTAGACATGCCAGCCTTCTGGCTAGTGTATATTCAGTAACACAGCAGCATTCACCCTGGATGCAGATAATCCTAACCCTGGAAATCTTACAGTGTGCCATCCTGGTGAGGCCCGTGCTGTACCATCTGCCATGCGTTACACCTGCTAGGAGTAGGCTTCTACATGACGCTTTCTGGCAAGGACGCCTACACGTCCTTCAAAAGAAAAGGCTCAAAACTAATTGGAACTAGAGATGTATGAAGCTGTATTTAAGGGTTCATACAATGCAAATTATGTGTTAACGGGAGGCTATGTGTAGCACAATATGCCCCTCCATTCATGTGAAGCCTGAACCCCAGGCCACTGAGGATCATCTGGGGGATCCATTCATTGTCAATGTGGACAGCACCGTCTAAAAGTGAATAAATCAAGGCTTGGTTAAAGCTCCCTTGGCTGTCACAGCTTGGTCAGTGAGCAAGGCTTCCTCAAGTATTGCTTGGCTGGCTATCATGGCCTGGCTTGCTTACACAGCCTGGCTTTCTATCACGGCTCCCTCAGCTATCACGGCTCCCTCGCCTATCATCCCTTGATCTGCTATCATGGCTCCCTCTGTTTTCATggctccctctgctatcatccctTGGCTTGCTATCATGGCTCCCTCACCTATCATCCCTTGGCGTGCTATCATGGCTCCCTCACCTATCATCCCTTGGCGTGCTATCATGGCTCCCTTGACTATCATCCCTTGGCTTGCTATCATGGCTCCCTCACCTATCATCCCTTGGCTTGCTATCACGGCTCCCTCACCTATCATCCCTTGGCTTGCTATCATGGCTCCCTCACCTATCATCCCTTGGCGTGCTATCATGGCTCCCTCACCTATCATCCCTTGGCTTGCTATCACGGCTCTCTCACCTATCATCCCTTGGCTTGCTATCACGGCTCCCTCACCTATCATCCCTTGGCTTGCTATCACGGCTCCCTCGGCTATCAGCCCTTGGCTTGCTATTACGGATCCCTCAGCTATCAGCCCTCGGCTTGCTATCACAGCTCCCTCGGCTATCATGGCTCGGTCGGCTATCACAGCTCCTTTGGCTATCATGGCTCGGTCGGCTATCACAGCTCCCTCGGCTATCAAGACTTGGTTTGTTATCACAACTCCCACCGCTATCTTTGTCTGGCTTGCTATAAAGGCTCCCTTGGCTATTTTGGCTTGGTTTGATATCATGCCCCCCCCCTTGGCCATCATGGCTCAGCTTGCGATTATGACTATTTCTGCTATCATGGCTCTGCTCGCTATCATGGCCCCCTCGGCTATTATGGCCTGGTTTGCTATCAGGGAATCCTCGGCTGTCATGGCTCAGTGTTTTATCATGGCTATCTCTGCTGTCATGGTCCTTTTGCCTACCAGAGCATCCTGGGCTATCTGGCCATCCTcagccatcatggcctcctcGGCTATCAGAGCATCCTGGGCTATCAGGGTATCCTCAGCCATCATGGCCTCCTTGGCTATCCGAGTATCCTGGGCTAGCAGAGCATCCTGGGCTAGCAGGGCATCCTCAGTCATCATGGCTTCCTTGGCTATCAGAGTATTCtcggctatcagggcatcctcagccatcatggcctcctcGACTATCAGAGGATCCTgggctatcagggcatcctcagccatcatggccgcctcggctatcagggcatcctGGGCTATCAGAGCATCCTGGGTTATCAGAGCATCCTgggctatcagggcatcctcatccatcatggcctccttggCTATCAGGGCATCCTGGGCTATCAGGGTATCCTCAGCCATCATGGCCTCCTTGGCTAACAGAGTATTCCCGGCTATCAGAGCATCCTGGGCTATCGGGGCATCCTGGGCTATCATGGCCTCCTCGGCTATCAGAGCATACTGGGCTATCAGAGTATCCTgggctatcagggcatcctcagccatcatggcctcctcGGCTATCAGAGTATCCtcggctatcagggcatcctgggctatcagggcatcctcagccatcatggcctccttggctatcagggcatcctcagccatcatggccgcctcggctatcagggcatcctcagccatcatggcctcctcggctatcagggcatcctcagccatcaTGGCCGCCTCGGCTATCAGGGTATCCTCAGCCATCATGGCCTCCTTGGCTAACAGAGTATTCCCGGCTATCAGAGCATCCTGGGCTATCAGAGCATCCTTGGCTATCGGGGCATCCTGGGCTATCATGGCCTCCTCGGCTATCAGAGCATACTGGGCTATCAGAGTATCCTGGGCTATCCTgggctatcagggcatcctcagccatcatggcctcctcGGCTATCAGAGTATCCtcggctatcagggcatcctgggctatcagggcatcctcagccatcatggcctccttggctatcagggcatcctgggctatcagggcatcctcagccatcatggccgcctcggctatcagggcatcctcagccatcatggcctccttggctatcagggcatcctgggctatcagggcatcctcagccatcatggccgcctcggctatcagggcatcctcagccatcatggcctccttggctatcagggcatcctcagccatcatggccgcctcggctatcagggcatcctcagccatcGTGGCCTCCTgggctatcagggcatcctcaTCCATCGTGGCCGCCtcggctatcagggcatcctcagccatcGTGGCCGCCtcggctatcagggcatcctcagccatcatggccgcctcggctatcagggcatcctcagccatcatggccgcctcggctatcagggcatcctcagccatcatggccgcctcggctatcagggcatcctcagccatcatggccgcctcggctatcagggcatcctcagccatcatggccgcctcggctatcagggcatcctcagccatcatggccgcctcggctatcagggcatcctcagccatcatggcctcctgggctatcagggcatcctcagccatcatggcctcctcggctatcagggcatcctcagccatcatggccgcctcggctatcagggcatcctcagccatcatggccgcctcggctatcagggcatcctcagccatcatggccgcctcggctatcagggcatcctcagccatcatggcctcctcggctatcagggcatcctcagccatcatggccgcctcggctatcagggcatcctcagccatcatggccgcctcggctatcagggcatcctcagccatcGTGGCCGCCtcggctatcagggcatcctcagccatcGTGGCCGCCtcggctatcagggcatcctcagccatcGTGGCCTCCTgggctatcagggcatcctcagccatcGTGGCCTCCTgggctatcagggcatcctcagccatcatggccgcctcggctatcagggcatcctcagccatcatggccgcctcggctatcagggcatcctGGGCTATCAGAGCATCCTGGGTTATCAGAGCATCCTgggctatcagggcatcctcagccatcaTGGCCTCCTTGGCTATCAGGGCATCCTGGGCTATCAGAGTATTCTCGGCTATCAGAGCATCCTGGGCTATCAGAGCATCCTTGGCTATCGGGGCATCCTGGGCTATCATAGCCTCCTCGGCTATCAGAGCATACTGGGCTATCAGAGTATCCTGGGCTATCAGGGTATCCTcagccatcatggcctcctcGGCTATCAGAGTATTCtcggctatcagggcatcctgggctatcagggcatcctcagccatcatggcctcctgggctatcagggcatcctcagccatcGTGGCCTCCTgggctatcagggcatcctcagccatcGTGGCCTCCTgggctatcagggcatcctcagccatcatggcctcctcggctatcagggcatcctcagccatcaTGGCCGCCTCGGCTATCACACCTCCATCTTGCTAGCAGTGCTACGTATAGGGATCCGTGTAGATCAGCAGTCAGGTGGGGCCAATACTCCATGTATCATACTGTGAGCTGAGGATGCTCTGATCAGATTCCTGTTGCTATGGAGATAGCATCGTTAGGATTAATTAGGCCGGGTCCCCAGTGAGTCCTGGTCTCTGTGTTGCTAGGTTACGGGCTCCCAGGAATGTCTCCGTTTTAACTCCTTGCGTGCTGGCCATATCTGGTGCTTCATCTGTAGATGAAACTGTATGTGACTGTTCCCTGTATAGAGAGGCCAGGTGAGGCCCAAACGTAGATTCTGCAAGGTGGCTCAGACCAGTCCCCGATGGGGGTGTATGGCAGAACCAAATCCGGCACCATTACATGTGTATCTGATGGTAATGGCAGCCGAGCCCTGATACATGGAGCTTCTTGGAAAGGCTGTTGGGGCGCAGAGGCTCGTCCCCGGGCCCTGGGGGCTCTGGCTGTGAGCTGTAAGTGGCCATGATGGTTGGAAGGTCATAGATTTTACACCTCCTGACAATATGGCGCTTGTCTCTACCATTTTACCATCCCTAAGCCCCTAATATCATTGTCTGCGGCCACCATTGGCCAGCACCACAGTCAATGAGCTATCCAGCAATGGCGTCTCTCTCCACCAGCGAACATGCGTAATGTTTATGAGCTGTATACATAGACTGCTCCACTTCCTTAGACTATTGGAGGTTTAGTGCCTGTGTGTGTCGTACTCTATTTCATACACTTTAATGCATATTCCTTACATGATTGTGTGCTACCGTATCTTCCCAGGTATCTGACCGTATTCTAGCACGGTGATGAAACTGTGGGAACAATCCCAATGCCATCGTCTGCTGCGTCTTTATATGCAATTATAACATGTGCATGGGGCAATCCAACAGCTGGAAGAGAATGAGCGCAGCTCCTCGGCCCTGGCTCCTAAATGCTGCACAGGAATTCTCTGCTTTGGCCGCAGCTGCGAGGGTTAATTGAGCGTTAGCATTCCTGTGGGGGTAGGAGGTATGTTGGGTGGGGCGGATGTCAGTGTAAGTGATACCattggagggggaggctggaggaAACCCAGATAGTAAGAGACTGAGGTCTGTCCCACCCAGGGGGAGGTTGGCAGCAGCTTTAGGGGGAGGGTGACCTCTGTATATTACTGTAAGAAGTAAGAATGAATGAGGAGCatgtgatacattgtatccaaACTTCCCTCCAGCCccgtgtctgctctcctccctgtatatatcagacagcttccctccagccctgtgtctgctctcctccctgtatatatcagacagcttccctccagccctgtgtctgctctcctccctgtatatatcagacagcttccctccagcctggtgtctgctctcctccctgtatatatcagacagcttccctccagcctggtaactgctctcctccctgtatatatctgacagcttccctccagcctggtgtctgctctcctccctgtatatatcagacagcttccctccagcctggtgtctgctctcctccctgtatatatcagacagcttccctccagcctggtgtctgctctcctccctgtatatatcagacagcttccctccagccctgtgtctgctctcctccctgtatatatcagacagcttccctccagccctgtgtctgctctcctccctgtatatatcagacagcttccctccagccctgtgtctgctctcctccctgtatatatcagacagcttccctccagcctggtgtctgctctcctccctgtatatatcagacagcttccctccagcctggtaactgctctcctccctgtatatatcggacagcttccctccagcctggtgtctgctctcctccctgtatatatcagacagcttccctccagcctggtgtctgctctcctccctctatatatcagacagcttccctccagccctgtgtctgctctcctccctgtatatatcagacagcttccctccagccctgtgtctgctctcctccctgtatatatcagacagcttccctccagccctgtgtctgctctcctccctgtatatatcagacagcttccctccagcctggtgtctgctctcctccctgtatatatcagacagcttccctccagcctggtaactgctctcctccctgtatatatcggacagcttccctccagcctggtgtctgctctcctccctgtatatatcagacagcttccctccagcctggtgtctgctctcctccctgtatatatcagacagcttccctccagcctggtgtctgctctcctccctgtatatatcagacagcttccctccagccctgtgtctgctctcctccctgtatatatcagacagcttccctccagccctgtgtctgctctcctccctgtatatatcagacagcttccctccagccctgtgtctgctctcctccctgtatatatcagacagcttccctccagcctggtgtctgctctcctccctgtatatatcagacagcttccctccagcctggtaactgctctcctccctgtatatatcggacagcttccctccagcctggtgtctgctctcctccctgtatatatcagacagcttccctccagcctggtgtctgctctcctccctctatatatcagacagcttccctccagccctgtgtctgctctcctccctgtatatatcagacagcttccctccagcctggtgtctgctctcctccctgtatatatcagacagcttccctccagcctggtgtctgctctcctccctgtatatatcagacagcttccctccagcctggtaactgctctcctccctgtatatatcagacagcttccctccagcctggtgtctgctctcctccctgtatatatcagacagcttccctccagcctggtgtctgctctcctccctg harbors:
- the LOC138777144 gene encoding mRNA decay activator protein ZFP36L3-like, producing MAKGGGMISNQAKIAKGAFIASQTKIAVGVVITNQVLIAEGAVIADRAMIAKGAVIADRAMIAEGAVIASRGLIAEGSVIASQGLIAEGAVIASQGMIGEGAVIASQGMIGERAVIASQGMIGEGAMIARQGMIGEGAMIASQGMIGEGAVIASQGMIGEGAMIASQGMIVKGAMIARQGMIGEGAMIARQGMIGEGAMIASQGMIAEGAMKTEGAMIADQGMIGEGAVIAEGAVIESQAV